The following coding sequences lie in one Epinephelus moara isolate mb chromosome 17, YSFRI_EMoa_1.0, whole genome shotgun sequence genomic window:
- the LOC126403852 gene encoding uncharacterized protein LOC126403852, translating to MRKDRRTHMMWLLLLCILLLDSCTATDSCTAASDWSDCFIVGLIGGLACGLPLIISVLIVLRCKNSTIRSYIFSAKRDDLSEKKAQLQKQSQKTQEELAAWAVVLTPLMDLKRGLLSQREEFRLQLEETDREREESKEKLQLVEEAIAESEKENATDKTEGYLREKQSLLKAQWKLEKRKEELENQQLNMEKLLQKTEGLIATITERQRKVENHMELINLHLEEVESQDDKVHQNRE from the exons ATGAGGAAGGACAGACGGACCCATATGATGTGGTTACTTTTACTTTGCATATTGCTCCTAGACTCATGTACAG CCACTGACTCCTGCACAGCTGCGTCTGATTGGTCTGACTGTTTCATTGTTGGCTTGATTGGTGGCTTAGCTTGTGGCCTGCCATTGATTATAAGTGTCCTTATTGTCTTGAGATGCAAAAATTCAACAATca GGTCGTATATTTTCTCTGCAAAAAGGGATGATCTGAGTGAAAAAAAGGCTCAGCTGCAGAAACAATCCCAGAAGACACAAGAAGAACTGGCTGCATGGGCGGTGGTATTAACTCCACTGATGGATCTGAAGAGGGGACTGTTGAGTCAAAGGGAAGAATTCAGACTGCAGCtagaagagacagacagagagagggaggagagcaaGGAAAAGCTTCAGTTAGTGGAGGAGGCAATagcagagagtgagaaagaaaaTGCAACTGACAAAACAGAAGGGTActtgagagaaaaacaaagcctGTTAAAGGCTCAGTGGAAACTGGAGAAGAGAAAGGAAGAACTGGAGAACCAGCAACTGAACATGGAGAAACTGCTGCAGAAAACAGAGGGTTTAATAGCAACaataacagagagacagaggaaagtGGAGAACCACATGGAGCTGATTAACTTGCACCTGGAAGAGGTAGAAAGTCAGGATGATAAAGTTCATCAAAACAGAGAGTAG